In one Catenovulum adriaticum genomic region, the following are encoded:
- the glnE gene encoding bifunctional [glutamate--ammonia ligase]-adenylyl-L-tyrosine phosphorylase/[glutamate--ammonia-ligase] adenylyltransferase, which produces MASHPSNLFTPCATHLTEMPAELQQAADEAWDKIIYRHPHFEQLEAKQQDKIKWHCALSNFICDAILADPEFILTQLNNPQPAEQAFLQAQGDFKQACAQLTTEAELHKLLRQYRRQQMMWIAWQDFNGHINLDQAFEFISSLADQLISQSLDWLYQNLTTTFGTPTSQDIDDKTPGQAQPFFVLGMGKLGGGELNFSSDIDLIFCYPESGKTQGATRSLSNHEFFTRLGQRLITSLHQQTADGFVYRVDMRLRPYGDSGPLVMSYAMLEDYYQEQGRDWERYAMLKARAIVPERWQDHPELDYLNQLIRPFVYRRYIDFSAVEALRKMKKLIAQENRRKGLHNNIKLGEGGIREVEFVVQAFQLIRGGREPELRTRSTRKALQKLLAAGELDEHEIDLLTDGYYFLRKAEHVLQAIADRQTQTLPDNELDKMRLCFAMGFEDWDSFYHALSIRMSQIHQIFNDIIRDDNEEDSDSVQFDYWISQLNGDIAISQLEQDYPNIDAQDFWRQIVECQQQVEKRSVGPRGTDIMTKLMPRLIELCLDSSEPSTTLSRVKDLIIAICTRTAYLELLYENQATCKQLLLFLQASPWIAQQLNKQAFLLDELLDPRQLYRELDANQYKQDLRERLLRIEEDDLEQQMDTLRQFKHAYQLRIAAADLMGYLPLMQVSDHLTWLAEAILEQVVNLAWRQMTSKHGAPESLKGNDKGFVALGYGKLGGLEFGYGSDLDMVFVHNQKSDEQTDGEKPIGNTQFYIRLAQRIMHIFSMQTHAGILYELDLRLRPSGNSGLLVATLNGFKNYQQEEAWTWEHQALVRCRAITGDPDLIQDLNQVRNQILTQPRDLDKLKTDVTKMRLKMFNHLSAGDKDCFDLKQDRGGITDIEFITQYIVLAYSHQHPELTKWSDNIRILRLAATVNVISEEEAEALVEAYKQFRNEGHKLALAKKKVVSKISPFEDSIKQVKAVWQRLFNEE; this is translated from the coding sequence TTCTTACAGGCTCAGGGGGACTTTAAACAAGCTTGCGCTCAGCTTACAACAGAAGCTGAGTTACATAAATTATTACGCCAATACCGCCGACAGCAAATGATGTGGATAGCCTGGCAAGATTTTAACGGTCATATTAATTTAGATCAGGCATTTGAATTTATCTCAAGTTTAGCCGACCAGCTAATCAGCCAATCGTTAGACTGGTTATACCAAAACTTAACCACCACCTTTGGCACACCGACCAGCCAGGATATTGATGACAAAACCCCAGGCCAAGCGCAACCATTTTTTGTGTTAGGCATGGGAAAACTCGGTGGTGGTGAACTTAACTTTTCATCAGATATTGACTTAATATTTTGTTACCCAGAGTCAGGTAAAACTCAAGGGGCGACCCGTAGTTTAAGTAATCATGAATTTTTTACCCGATTGGGTCAGCGTTTAATCACCTCATTACATCAGCAAACGGCTGACGGGTTTGTTTACCGTGTAGATATGCGGTTGCGTCCCTATGGCGATAGTGGCCCGCTGGTGATGAGTTATGCCATGTTAGAAGATTACTACCAAGAGCAAGGTCGAGATTGGGAAAGATATGCGATGTTAAAAGCCAGAGCCATAGTACCAGAGCGCTGGCAAGATCACCCAGAATTGGACTATTTAAACCAATTGATTCGTCCATTTGTTTACCGCCGATATATTGATTTTTCTGCCGTAGAAGCACTGCGAAAAATGAAAAAATTAATCGCCCAAGAAAACCGCCGAAAAGGCCTGCATAACAATATAAAACTAGGTGAAGGCGGCATTCGAGAAGTTGAATTTGTGGTACAAGCTTTTCAGCTAATTAGAGGCGGACGCGAACCCGAGCTAAGAACCCGCTCAACCCGTAAAGCATTGCAAAAGCTATTAGCGGCGGGTGAATTAGATGAACATGAAATCGATTTATTAACCGACGGCTACTATTTTTTACGCAAAGCCGAACATGTGTTGCAAGCCATAGCCGATCGCCAAACTCAAACGCTACCAGATAATGAGCTAGATAAAATGCGGCTCTGTTTCGCCATGGGCTTTGAAGACTGGGATTCGTTTTATCATGCGCTGAGTATCCGCATGAGCCAAATCCATCAAATTTTCAATGATATTATCCGAGATGATAACGAAGAAGACAGCGACTCCGTTCAGTTTGATTATTGGATCAGTCAGTTAAACGGCGATATTGCAATATCGCAATTAGAGCAAGACTACCCGAACATTGATGCTCAAGATTTTTGGCGACAAATAGTTGAGTGCCAGCAGCAAGTTGAAAAACGCTCAGTGGGCCCGCGCGGTACCGACATAATGACTAAACTCATGCCAAGATTAATTGAGTTATGTTTAGACAGTTCAGAGCCCTCAACAACACTCTCTCGGGTTAAAGACCTAATTATTGCGATTTGTACACGCACCGCTTATTTAGAACTTCTATACGAAAACCAAGCAACCTGTAAACAGCTACTACTTTTTTTACAAGCCAGTCCTTGGATTGCTCAACAGCTCAATAAACAAGCCTTTTTATTAGATGAGCTATTAGATCCACGCCAGCTTTATCGTGAACTCGATGCAAATCAATACAAACAAGATTTACGCGAACGTTTGCTGCGTATTGAAGAAGACGATTTAGAACAGCAAATGGATACCCTTCGCCAATTTAAACATGCCTACCAATTGCGTATTGCCGCGGCTGATTTAATGGGCTATTTACCTTTAATGCAAGTGAGTGATCACCTCACTTGGCTGGCGGAAGCAATTTTAGAACAAGTGGTTAATCTAGCTTGGCGACAAATGACCAGTAAGCATGGTGCGCCAGAATCGTTAAAAGGCAATGACAAAGGTTTTGTTGCATTAGGCTATGGTAAATTAGGCGGCTTAGAATTTGGCTATGGATCTGATTTAGATATGGTTTTTGTTCATAACCAAAAAAGTGATGAACAAACCGATGGCGAAAAACCAATAGGCAATACCCAATTTTATATTCGTTTAGCCCAGCGTATTATGCATATCTTTTCAATGCAAACTCACGCAGGTATTTTATACGAACTCGATTTAAGGCTTCGTCCTTCTGGCAACTCGGGCTTATTAGTCGCCACCTTAAATGGTTTTAAAAATTATCAGCAAGAAGAAGCCTGGACATGGGAACATCAAGCGTTAGTAAGATGCCGAGCGATCACCGGCGATCCTGATTTAATCCAAGATTTAAATCAAGTTAGAAACCAAATTTTAACTCAGCCTCGAGATCTAGATAAATTAAAAACAGATGTCACAAAAATGCGTTTAAAAATGTTTAACCATTTAAGCGCCGGTGATAAAGATTGCTTTGATTTAAAACAAGACAGAGGCGGCATCACCGATATTGAATTTATTACCCAATACATAGTATTAGCCTATAGCCACCAGCATCCAGAATTAACCAAATGGTCAGACAACATTAGAATTTTAAGACTGGCTGCAACCGTTAACGTGATCAGCGAAGAAGAAGCTGAAGCTTTAGTTGAAGCCTATAAACAATTTAGAAACGAAGGCCACAAACTCGCACTGGCTAAAAAGAAAGTGGTCAGCAAAATATCGCCATTTGAAGACTCAATTAAACAAGTTAAAGCCGTTTGGCAGCGATTATTTAACGAGGAGTAA